One Dioscorea cayenensis subsp. rotundata cultivar TDr96_F1 chromosome 15, TDr96_F1_v2_PseudoChromosome.rev07_lg8_w22 25.fasta, whole genome shotgun sequence genomic region harbors:
- the LOC120277476 gene encoding LOW QUALITY PROTEIN: probable galactinol--sucrose galactosyltransferase 2 (The sequence of the model RefSeq protein was modified relative to this genomic sequence to represent the inferred CDS: deleted 3 bases in 3 codons) codes for MTVTPKINVSDGKLLVHGKTLLTGVPDNIILTPSSGVGLVAGAFIGATSNDTKSLHVFPLGTLEGLRFMCLFRFKLWWMTQRMGTCGKDVPLETQFILLESKNNDQENGSGEEDDDDDETVYTVLLPLLEGQFRSVLQGNELNQIEICLESGDKEVETNQGMHMVYMHAGTNPFEVINQAVKAVEKHMQTFHHREKKKLPSFLDWFGWCTWDAFYTEVTAEGVDQGLKSLSEGGAPPRFLIIDDGWQQIGSEVKDQKDVVVQEGAQFASRLTGIKENSKFQKKNADNDRIPGLKIVVDESKKHHNVKYIYVWHALTGYWGGVTPAGPGMEHYESALAYPVQSPGVLGNQPDIVMDSLAVHGLGLVHPKKIYNFFNELHSYLASCGVDGVKVDVQNIIETLGAGHGGRVSLTRAYHQALEASVSRNFPDNGCISCMCHNTDGLYSAKQTAIVRASDDFYPRDPASHTIHISSVAYNTLFLGEFMQPDWDMFHSLHPAAEYHGAARAIGGCPIYVSDKPGQHNIELLKKLVLPDGSVLRAQLPGRPTRDSLFNDPARDGTSLLKIWNVNKCSGVVGVFNCQGAGWCKVAKKTRIHDTAPGTLTGTICAQDVDALAQVASENWNGEVVVYSFNSKDLIRLPKGVTIPVTLKVLEFDLFHVIPIEEIVSNISFAPIGLLDMFNAGGAVEEFSAETVSDESLVGGDRAPVANIVVKFGGCGRFGAYLSMRPMKCRLDSSEVEFSHDAATGLLTLELPVPEKEMYQWTVEILV; via the exons ATGACTGTGACTCCA AAGATCAACGTGAGTGATGGCAAGCTTTTAGTTCATGGAAAGACACTTCTCACCGGAGTTCCAGACAATATAATACTAACTCCAAGCTCCGGTGTTGGTCTTGTGGCTGGAGCTTTCATTGGTGCTACTTCAAATGATACTAAAAGCCTCCATGTCTTTCCCCTTGGCACACTTGA GGGATTGAGATTCATGTGCTTGTTTAGGTTCAAGTTATGGTGGATGACACAGAGGATGGGAACTTGTGGGAAAGATGTTCCATTAGAGACACAGTTTATATTGTTAGAAAGCAAGAATAATGATCAAGAGAATggaagtggagaagaagatgatgatgatgatgagactGTTTATACTGTGTTGCTTCCATTGCTTGAAGGCCAGTTTAGGTCTGTTCTTCAAGGAAATGAGCTTAACCAGATTGAGATTTGCTTGGAGAGTG GTGATAAGGAAGTGGAAACAAACCAAGGGATGCATATGGTTTACATGCATGCAGGAACAAATCCATTTGAAGTTATAAACCAAGCAGTCAa AGCTGTTGAGAAGCACATGCAAACTTTCCATcatagagagaagaaaaag CTGCCCTCTTTCCTTGACTGGTTTGGATGGTGTACTTGGGATGCTTTCTATACAGAGGTCACTGCTGAGGGAGTTGATCAAGGACTCAAAAG TTTATCAGAAGGTGGTGCTCCTCCAAGATTCCTGATCATAGATGATGGATGGCAACAAATAGGAAGTGAAGTGAAGGATCAAAAGGATGTTGTTGTTCAAGAAGGAGCTCA ATTTGCAAGTAGATTGACAGGGATCAAAGAGAACTCCAAGTTTCAGAAAAAGAATGCAGACAATGACCGAATTCCTGGCCTCAAGATCGTGGTCGATGAGTCGAAG AAACACCATAACGTCAA atatatatatgtttggcaCGCATTAACTGGATACTGGGGTGGAGTAACACCGGCAGGGCCAGGAATGGAACACTACGAGAGCGCATTGGCATACCCGGTGCAATCCCCGGGAGTGCTCGGAAACCAACCGGACATTGTCATGGACAGCCTTGCAGTACACGGTCTCGGTCTCGTGCACCCGAAAAAAATCTATAACTTCTTCAATGAGCTCCACTCTTACCTCGCCTCTTGCGGTGTGGACGGAGTAAAAGTCGATGTCCAAAACATAATTGAAACTCTCGGTGCCGGCCATGGAGGCAGAGTGTCTCTTACAAGAGCATATCATCAAGCTCTCGAAGCCTCGGTTTCACGCAATTTCCCTGACAATGGTTGTATTTCATGTATGTGTCACAACACTGATGGACTCTACAGCGCTAAGCAAACGGCGATTGTTCGAGCTTCAGACGACTTCTATCCGAGAGACCCAGCTTCTCATACTATTCATATATCCTCTGTTGCTTATAACACTCTGTTTCTTGGAGAATTCATGCAGCCAGATTGGGATATGTTTCAT AGTCTTCACCCTGCTGCAGAATATCATGGTGCTGCCAGAGCCATTGGTGGGTGCCCAATCTATGTCAG TGACAAACCCGGACAACATAACATTGAGTTACTAAAAAAACTAGTACTCCCCGATGGTTCTGTTCTCCGGGCACAACTTCCCGGCCGGCCGACCCGCGATAGTCTCTTCAATGACCCTGCTCGAGACGGAACCag TCTTCTGAAGATTTGGAATGTGAACAAATGCTCTGGAGTTGTCGGAGTGTTTAATTGCCAAGGTGCCGGCTGGTGCAAGGTTGCTAAGAAGACACGGATCCACGACACCGCACCAGGCACTCTCACCGGCACCATCTGCGCGCAAGATGTCGATGCTCTCGCACAGGTTGCCAGTGAAAACTGGAATGGTGAAGTAGTGGTGTACTCTTTCAATTCTAAAGATTTGATTCGACTTCCAAAGGGTGTCACTATTCCAGTGACACTCAAAGTTCTCGAGTTCGATCTTTTCCATGTCATACCAATTGAG GAAATTGTGTCAAACATATCATTTGCTCCGATCGGATTGCTCGACATGTTCAATGCAGGTGGAGCTGTTGAAGAGTTCAGTGCCGAGACCGTATCTGATGAATCTCTAGTGGGCGGGGACCGTGCACCAGTAGCAAACATCGTCGTAAAG TTCGGGGGATGTGGGAGATTTGGAGCATACTTGTCGATGAGACCGATGAAATGTAGGTTGGATTCAAGTGAAGTAGAGTTTAGTCATGACGCTGCCACCGGACTTTTAACATTGGAGTTGCCGGTGCCGGAGAAGGAGATGTACCAGTGGACTGTGGAGATTCTAGTTTAA
- the LOC120276829 gene encoding succinate dehydrogenase subunit 7, mitochondrial-like, with the protein MTSPLSKSTIFSSMRTHLRREPLHVPRRGYHIELGPREKALLEEDPALKKFKSYKNSVKRVSKIGDALTIIAVVGCVYQIVCVTTQNE; encoded by the coding sequence ATGACAAGTCCTCTCTCCAAAAGCACCATTTTCTCAAGCATGCGCACTCACCTGAGGAGAGAACCTCTCCATGTCCCACGCCGAGGGTATCATATTGAGCTCGGCCCTCGTGAGAAGGCACTGTTGGAAGAAGACCCAGCACTGAAGAAATTCAAATCATACAAGAACAGTGTAAAGAGGGTGTCAAAAATTGGCGATGCCCTCACAATAATTGCTGTGGTTGGTTGTGTTTACCAGATCGTTTGTGTGACCACACAAAATGAGTAA